The following proteins are co-located in the Microcystis wesenbergii NRERC-220 genome:
- a CDS encoding PIN domain-containing protein has protein sequence MKRVLFDSDVLLDVLGEREPHFPASVQAFNTVKTGKTQGYISGHAVTNIYYILSKKNGRESSRKLVISLLENLQVARVTDAIIRQALASQMKDFEDAVTSAVAESEKLEIIITRNLRDFAVSPVPAMLPVDFLSIL, from the coding sequence GTGAAACGAGTCTTATTCGACAGTGATGTATTGCTAGATGTTTTGGGTGAGCGTGAACCACATTTTCCAGCATCTGTACAAGCATTCAATACAGTTAAGACAGGTAAAACTCAAGGATATATTTCTGGTCATGCCGTCACTAATATTTATTATATTTTGTCTAAAAAAAACGGAAGGGAAAGCTCAAGAAAATTGGTGATAAGTCTTCTAGAGAATTTGCAAGTTGCTAGGGTGACAGACGCAATAATTAGGCAAGCATTGGCAAGTCAGATGAAAGATTTTGAAGATGCCGTTACCAGTGCCGTTGCTGAATCAGAAAAGCTAGAAATAATCATAACGCGAAACCTAAGAGATTTTGCTGTTTCCCCTGTTCCCGCAATGCTACCAGTAGATTTTTTATCGATTCTTTAA
- a CDS encoding aspartate aminotransferase family protein has product MSPKTLLEPTLVDPTPNLNPNQPFDPDSFNSYVMNTYGRFPIAIAKGLGCLLWDTSGKQYLDFVAGIATCTLGHAHPALIEVVSQQIQKLHHVSNLYYIPEQGELAKWIVDHSCADKVFFCNSGAEANEAAIKLVRKYAHTVLDFLEQPVILTAHASFHGRTLATITATGQPKYQKDFEPLMPGFAYIPYNDIEAVENAIADLDEGNRRVAAIMLEPLQGEGGVRPGDIEYFQRLRQICDENNILLVFDEVQVGVGRTGKLWGYENLGVEPDIFTSAKGLAGGIPIGAMMCRKFCDVFEPGSHASTFGGNPFACASALTVLQTIERDHILQNVQQRGEQLRSRLRVIASQYPHLFVDVRGWGLINGLEINSESELVSSTIVNAALAEGLLIAPAGPKVLRFVPPLIVSETEVDEAMDKLEAAIAKVV; this is encoded by the coding sequence GTGAGTCCAAAAACCCTTTTAGAACCAACCCTAGTTGATCCCACTCCCAATTTAAACCCGAATCAACCCTTCGATCCAGATAGTTTTAACAGCTATGTGATGAATACTTATGGTCGTTTTCCCATTGCGATCGCCAAAGGGTTAGGCTGTCTCCTCTGGGATACTTCCGGGAAACAATACCTTGATTTTGTCGCGGGAATTGCCACCTGTACCCTCGGTCACGCGCACCCTGCTTTAATTGAAGTGGTTAGTCAGCAAATCCAAAAACTCCATCATGTCTCGAATTTATACTATATTCCCGAACAAGGAGAACTAGCTAAATGGATTGTCGATCATTCCTGCGCTGATAAAGTCTTTTTCTGTAATTCTGGTGCGGAAGCAAACGAAGCGGCGATTAAATTAGTACGAAAATATGCCCATACGGTGCTAGATTTCCTCGAACAGCCGGTTATTCTAACCGCTCACGCTAGTTTTCACGGCCGCACTTTAGCTACCATCACCGCAACCGGTCAACCGAAGTACCAAAAAGACTTTGAACCCCTGATGCCGGGGTTTGCCTATATTCCCTATAATGATATCGAAGCGGTGGAAAATGCGATCGCTGATCTCGATGAGGGTAATCGTCGTGTGGCTGCGATTATGTTGGAACCGCTGCAGGGTGAAGGGGGAGTTCGTCCAGGGGATATCGAGTATTTCCAACGTTTACGGCAAATTTGCGACGAAAATAACATTTTGCTTGTCTTTGATGAAGTACAGGTGGGAGTCGGAAGAACCGGTAAACTCTGGGGTTATGAGAATTTGGGGGTAGAACCAGATATTTTCACTTCTGCTAAGGGTTTAGCGGGGGGTATTCCCATCGGTGCGATGATGTGCAGAAAATTCTGTGATGTGTTTGAACCGGGTAGTCATGCGAGTACCTTTGGGGGTAATCCGTTCGCTTGTGCCTCAGCTTTAACAGTATTACAAACCATTGAACGGGATCACATTCTGCAAAATGTTCAGCAGCGAGGGGAACAGTTACGCAGCCGTTTACGCGTGATTGCTTCTCAATATCCCCATCTATTTGTCGATGTGCGCGGTTGGGGTTTAATTAATGGTCTGGAAATTAATTCAGAAAGTGAGTTGGTTTCATCTACTATTGTTAATGCAGCCTTGGCAGAGGGTTTATTAATTGCCCCCGCAGGTCCGAAAGTTCTCCGTTTTGTACCTCCTTTAATTGTCTCGGAAACAGAAGTAGATGAGGCTATGGATAAGCTAGAAGCAGCCATCGCTAAAGTGGTTTAA
- a CDS encoding type IV pilus twitching motility protein PilT — translation MSQNPNSSSRPLQPLPVPSIPIPPSELITEISMGITEEMTQQVAIPTKAVQNMPQNSQITTLRPPQNRAPSQAASPQTPPRPSRASNQPTLEQLIRMAFDRGYSDVHLGVGEKPRMRDRGEMIILNYPEIDINTFHSWLREILGEEEILRFQKDLEFDGATQYEFARVRINIFESLRGPGMVLRLIPMKILTIEQLGLPAVFRNVCDVHKGLILITGPTGSGKSTTLAAMIDYINKEHAKHIITIEDPIEFVHQSRRSLIKQREVGIHTHEFDNALKASLREDPDIILVGEMRDKSTVNTALKAAQTGHLVMGTLHTNSAVKTLERILTLYSAEEQESMRVAIAESLVCIISQGLCRTTDSKRAAFHDILVNTETVKDCIRSGKNDEILELMKDGEYYGMITTNQSLFNLYQEGRISDDVALEMSPVPNELAMMLRGKI, via the coding sequence ATGAGTCAAAATCCCAATTCTTCCTCGCGACCACTGCAGCCGCTGCCGGTTCCCTCCATCCCGATACCTCCCTCAGAGTTAATCACGGAAATCAGCATGGGGATAACTGAAGAAATGACGCAACAAGTGGCGATACCGACCAAAGCCGTCCAGAATATGCCACAAAATAGTCAAATTACCACCCTACGTCCGCCCCAAAATCGCGCTCCCAGTCAGGCTGCTTCTCCCCAAACCCCACCCCGGCCTAGTCGCGCCTCCAATCAACCCACCCTAGAACAGTTGATCCGGATGGCCTTTGATCGGGGTTATTCGGACGTTCACCTGGGAGTTGGAGAAAAACCCCGGATGCGCGATCGTGGTGAAATGATTATTCTCAACTATCCTGAAATTGACATCAACACTTTTCATAGTTGGTTACGGGAAATCCTAGGGGAAGAAGAAATCCTTCGCTTTCAAAAAGACCTAGAATTTGACGGTGCAACTCAGTACGAATTCGCTAGGGTGCGGATTAATATCTTTGAAAGTCTGCGCGGTCCTGGGATGGTTTTGCGTCTAATTCCCATGAAAATCCTCACTATAGAACAATTGGGCTTACCGGCTGTGTTCCGGAATGTGTGCGATGTGCATAAGGGATTGATTTTAATCACCGGTCCGACGGGTTCAGGGAAATCCACCACCCTCGCAGCCATGATCGATTACATCAATAAAGAACACGCCAAACATATTATCACCATCGAAGACCCGATCGAATTTGTCCACCAAAGTCGTCGCAGTTTGATCAAACAAAGGGAAGTGGGAATACACACCCATGAGTTCGATAATGCCCTAAAAGCCTCTTTGCGGGAAGACCCAGATATTATTCTGGTGGGGGAGATGCGGGACAAATCCACCGTTAATACTGCCCTGAAAGCTGCCCAAACCGGTCACTTAGTTATGGGAACCCTGCACACCAACAGCGCCGTTAAAACCCTGGAGCGGATTTTAACTCTTTATTCCGCCGAGGAACAGGAATCCATGCGGGTGGCGATCGCAGAATCCCTGGTTTGTATTATTTCCCAGGGTTTATGTCGTACCACCGACAGTAAACGGGCTGCTTTTCACGATATTCTCGTCAACACAGAAACCGTCAAAGATTGCATTCGCAGCGGCAAAAATGACGAAATTCTCGAATTAATGAAAGATGGCGAATACTATGGCATGATTACCACTAATCAATCTCTATTTAACCTCTATCAAGAGGGACGGATTAGCGATGATGTCGCCCTGGAAATGTCCCCGGTTCCCAATGAACTGGCGATGATGCTGCGGGGTAAAATCTAG
- a CDS encoding potassium channel family protein, with protein sequence MSISEDKYRRLRQELIGGIFALVVVFLLGTFWYHLIEGWSWLDSAYMTISTLATVGFGEINPLGERGRLFTMVLIIMGVVSIGYIVNRLTEALIQGYFQEGLKQRQEKRLIDRLSEHYIICGLGRTGRQVAIEFYAENIPFVVIDTDPLQVNRAKELNYIVVQGDATLDKSLQMAGIERATCIVAALTSDAENLYTVLSAKTLNPKIRAIARASTEEAVQKLQRAGADAVVSPYITGGRRLAAAALRPQVMDFVDGILTGTDRSFYMEEFLIDPRTCPCVGLSLSQAHLRSRSGALVLAIRRADGTLIGGPTGDTELMAGDLLICMGTAEQLRSLTQILIPMRSDGLRLPKH encoded by the coding sequence TTGTCTATCAGTGAAGATAAATATCGTCGTCTGCGTCAGGAATTAATCGGGGGAATTTTTGCCCTGGTCGTGGTGTTTTTGCTGGGTACGTTTTGGTATCATCTGATCGAGGGTTGGAGTTGGCTAGATTCGGCCTATATGACGATTAGTACCCTCGCTACCGTCGGTTTTGGCGAAATTAATCCCCTAGGTGAACGGGGACGATTGTTTACAATGGTTTTGATTATCATGGGAGTAGTCAGCATCGGTTATATTGTTAATCGCTTGACCGAAGCTTTAATTCAAGGCTATTTTCAAGAGGGACTCAAACAGAGACAGGAGAAACGCTTGATCGATCGACTATCAGAACACTATATCATCTGTGGTTTGGGTCGCACAGGCAGACAGGTAGCGATCGAATTTTACGCCGAAAATATTCCTTTTGTAGTCATTGATACAGACCCCCTACAGGTAAATCGGGCCAAAGAATTAAATTATATTGTTGTTCAAGGAGATGCCACCTTAGATAAATCTTTACAAATGGCAGGAATTGAACGCGCTACTTGTATTGTGGCCGCTTTAACTTCCGATGCGGAGAATTTATATACAGTTTTGTCTGCTAAAACTCTTAATCCGAAAATCCGCGCCATTGCTAGGGCCAGTACCGAGGAAGCAGTACAAAAATTACAACGGGCCGGGGCCGATGCGGTGGTATCTCCCTATATTACCGGCGGTAGAAGATTAGCGGCCGCGGCCCTACGACCCCAGGTGATGGATTTTGTTGATGGGATTTTAACCGGAACCGATCGATCATTTTATATGGAAGAATTTTTAATCGATCCCAGGACCTGTCCCTGTGTGGGTTTAAGTCTTAGTCAAGCACATTTAAGATCTCGATCGGGGGCCTTAGTTTTGGCTATACGTCGCGCTGATGGTACGCTAATCGGGGGACCCACTGGCGATACGGAATTAATGGCCGGGGATCTGTTAATTTGTATGGGAACGGCCGAACAATTACGCAGTTTAACTCAGATTTTAATCCCCATGCGATCGGATGGTTTACGTTTACCGAAGCATTAG
- a CDS encoding circadian clock KaiB family protein codes for MTTSAIVLPDIFKGIALFTPGGDLIYCIDPDKQTHWHLNLCAALQSALGLPEPPHFLVPSFTATIDRWRDPYSHRIHTRAEVYPLVRRYQPLLNAIFATDERAWFTVPWQEQSSNPTILETYRQQFPQLWQSHDLILRYQERPATTSGISADSDYTNPSPKGYVLRLFVSGNNANTKHTLESIHQLLERELHHPYTLKVIDISKHPEQAESNHVSAIPTLVRVWPQPVKRIVGEFEDLPRVLQIIATA; via the coding sequence GTGACGACTTCTGCGATTGTGTTGCCCGATATTTTTAAAGGCATCGCCCTGTTTACCCCCGGGGGCGACCTGATTTACTGTATCGATCCTGATAAACAAACTCATTGGCATCTGAATCTCTGCGCTGCTCTCCAGTCCGCTTTAGGGTTGCCAGAACCACCCCATTTTTTAGTTCCTAGTTTTACTGCTACCATCGATCGCTGGCGAGATCCCTACAGTCACCGTATTCATACTAGAGCCGAAGTCTATCCCCTTGTCCGTCGCTATCAGCCTTTATTAAATGCTATTTTCGCCACGGACGAGCGAGCTTGGTTTACTGTACCTTGGCAGGAACAATCCTCTAATCCCACTATCTTAGAAACCTATCGTCAGCAGTTTCCCCAACTTTGGCAATCCCACGATCTGATTCTCCGTTATCAGGAGCGCCCCGCAACGACTTCGGGGATTAGTGCTGACTCTGACTACACTAACCCTAGTCCCAAGGGTTATGTTTTGCGGTTATTTGTCTCCGGTAATAATGCCAATACTAAGCACACCCTAGAATCGATCCATCAGCTTCTAGAACGAGAATTACACCATCCCTATACCCTGAAAGTGATCGATATCTCTAAGCATCCAGAACAAGCAGAATCTAATCATGTCTCTGCTATTCCCACTTTAGTCCGGGTTTGGCCGCAACCGGTGAAACGCATCGTCGGAGAATTTGAGGATTTACCGCGAGTATTACAGATTATCGCCACCGCTTAG